From the genome of Agromyces intestinalis:
GCCCCGAGGTCTTCGCGCTCGAGACCGTCGACCTCGTGGGAACGCCGCTCGAGGGGGCCGACTTCGCCGACCTGCACGTCGACGCGACCGCTCCGCCGCGCGACCTGCCCGACGGCGGAGTCGCGGCGGCCATCGTCGATCGACGCACGGGCGCTCGTACCGAGGCGCCGCTCGTGCCCTACCACGCGTGGGCCGAGCGCGGTCCCTCGCAGATGCGCGTGTGGGTGCCGGTCGCGGAGCGCCTTCCGCTGGGCGAGTAGCGCTGCGATCGCTACCCGACCAGCGGAGGGGTGGTCTCGCGCTCGCGCAGGGCCTGCTCGACGGCGGCCTGCACGCGTGCCTCCTCGCGCTCGGCGCGGAGGCGGCGCGCCCGGCGGCCGAGCAGGGAGGCCGCGACGGCGGCGGCGGCCACGAGCAGCACGAGCCCGAGCAGCGCCCACGGCACGGCCCAGGTGCCGGACTCCGACGTGACCGGTGCCACGGCGGGCGGCACGGTGGTCTCGTCGATCGCCGGAATCCGGGGTGAGAGCGTGGCGCTCGCGGTCACCCAGAAAGCGGGGAACACGCCGTCGACCGGCACCGTCACCGGCCACGTCTCGCCCGGCAGCAGTTCGGGCAGCTCGGGGACGCCGATCGCGTCGGTGCGCAGCATCCCGAACGGCCCGGCGATCGCGACCGCCTGCCCGGCCGCGAGTCGCACGTTGCCGCTGTTGCGCACCGTGAACTCCACGGTCGCCGACCCGGTGCCGAACGGGTTGAACGTGCCGGCGTAGTCGACGTGCAGGCCCTCGATCGACAGGCTCGGGTCGAGCACGCCGCCGACCCTGAGCT
Proteins encoded in this window:
- a CDS encoding WxL protein peptidoglycan domain-containing protein, producing the protein MHTAPLLRTAGRPSRAAAIAFSALFAALLAAGSLAGATAASADEAAPEGAVTWGVRTASNALGTARDNFAYAVDPGVAVDDALVVTNHDDVPLALDLYAADAFTTTAGQLDVLARDTASNDAGTWISLDRESLELAPGESAEVPFTVAVPDDATPGDYAAGIITSLDRPADAAGITVDRRLGIRVQLRVGGVLDPSLSIEGLHVDYAGTFNPFGTGSATVEFTVRNSGNVRLAAGQAVAIAGPFGMLRTDAIGVPELPELLPGETWPVTVPVDGVFPAFWVTASATLSPRIPAIDETTVPPAVAPVTSESGTWAVPWALLGLVLLVAAAAVAASLLGRRARRLRAEREEARVQAAVEQALRERETTPPLVG